In one window of Erinaceus europaeus chromosome 17, mEriEur2.1, whole genome shotgun sequence DNA:
- the TBX10 gene encoding T-box transcription factor TBX10 isoform X1 translates to MAEAAGQGPKNPCVSSVTVQLEMKALWEEFNQLGTEMIVTKAGRRMFPTFQVKILGMDSRADYALLMDFVPLDDKRYRCAGGGGWGCGGPACARGCRREGAAGRRGLRSVPRYAFHSSAWLVAGRADPATPGRVHFHPDSPAKGAQWMRQIVSFDKLKLTNNLQDDNGHIILNSMHRYQPRFHVVFVDPRRDSERYAQENFKSFVFAETQFTAVTAYQNHRITQLKIASNPFAKGFRESGDSDSWTVSPRTPLGTPAQSLSSFSPCLLKGPMEQEKDANKAAASSSRTPARLHHQLLAPPQALLPPATYRPLTYQGLYPAASRARPTPYPLPSTQADRPQADLSLSAGLGLLPPTALGLGPGQEHQ, encoded by the exons ATGGCCGAGGCGGCGGGGCAGGGCCCCAAGAACCCCTGTGTGTCCAGCGTGACGGTGCAGCTGGAGATGAAGGCGCTGTGGGAGGAGTTCAACCAGCTGGGCACCGAGATGATCGTCACCAAGGCGGGCAG GCGGATGTTCCCCACCTTCCAGGTGAAGATCCTGGGCATGGACTCGCGGGCTGACTACGCGCTGCTCATGGACTTCGTGCCTCTGGACGACAAGAGATACAGGTGCGCGGGCGGGGGAGGCTGGGGCTGCGGCGGCCCCGCTTGTGCCCGCGGCTGCCGGAGGGAGGGTGCAGCCGGGCGCCGCGGGCTCCGCTCCGTCCCCAGGTACGCCTTCCACAGCTCCGCCTGGCTGGTGGCGGGCAGGGCGGACCCCGCCACGCCGGGCCGCGTGCACTTCCACCCCGACTCGCCCGCCAAAGGTGCCCAGTGGATGCGCCAGATTGTGTCCTTCGACAAGCTCAAGCTCACCAACAACCTGCAGGATGACAACGGCCAC ATCATCCTCAACTCCATGCACCGCTACCAGCCCCGCTTCCACGTGGTCTTCGTGGACCCCCGCAGGGACAGCGAACGCTACGCCCAGGAGAACTTCAAGTCTTTCGTCTTTGCCGAGACCCAGTTCACTGCCGTGACGGCCTATCAGAACCACCGG ATCACGCAGCTGAAAATTGCCAGCAACCCTTTTGCCAAGGGCTTCAGGGAGAGCGGCGACTCGGACTCCTG GACTGTGTCCCCTCGGACACCGCTCGGCACCCCGGCCCAAAGCCTCAGCAGCTTCAGTCCCTGCCTGCTGAAGGGCCCCATGGAGCAGGAGAAAG ATGCCAACAAAGCTGCAGCCTCCTCCTCCAGGACCCCTGCCCGGCTCCACCACCAGCTGCTGGCGCCGCCCCAGGCTCTGCTGCCCCCGGCCACCTACCGGCCCCTCACCTACCAGGGCCTGTACCCTGCAGCCTCCAGGGCCCGACCGACACCGTATCCCCTCCCCAGTACCCAGGCTGACAGGCCCCAGGCGGACCTGTCCCTCTCGGCTGGGCTGGGGCTCCTGCCCCCCACCGCCCTGGGTCTGGGGCCTGGCCAGGAGCACCAGTGA
- the TBX10 gene encoding T-box transcription factor TBX10 isoform X2, with the protein MAEAAGQGPKNPCVSSVTVQLEMKALWEEFNQLGTEMIVTKAGRRMFPTFQVKILGMDSRADYALLMDFVPLDDKRYRYAFHSSAWLVAGRADPATPGRVHFHPDSPAKGAQWMRQIVSFDKLKLTNNLQDDNGHIILNSMHRYQPRFHVVFVDPRRDSERYAQENFKSFVFAETQFTAVTAYQNHRITQLKIASNPFAKGFRESGDSDSWTVSPRTPLGTPAQSLSSFSPCLLKGPMEQEKDANKAAASSSRTPARLHHQLLAPPQALLPPATYRPLTYQGLYPAASRARPTPYPLPSTQADRPQADLSLSAGLGLLPPTALGLGPGQEHQ; encoded by the exons ATGGCCGAGGCGGCGGGGCAGGGCCCCAAGAACCCCTGTGTGTCCAGCGTGACGGTGCAGCTGGAGATGAAGGCGCTGTGGGAGGAGTTCAACCAGCTGGGCACCGAGATGATCGTCACCAAGGCGGGCAG GCGGATGTTCCCCACCTTCCAGGTGAAGATCCTGGGCATGGACTCGCGGGCTGACTACGCGCTGCTCATGGACTTCGTGCCTCTGGACGACAAGAGATACAG GTACGCCTTCCACAGCTCCGCCTGGCTGGTGGCGGGCAGGGCGGACCCCGCCACGCCGGGCCGCGTGCACTTCCACCCCGACTCGCCCGCCAAAGGTGCCCAGTGGATGCGCCAGATTGTGTCCTTCGACAAGCTCAAGCTCACCAACAACCTGCAGGATGACAACGGCCAC ATCATCCTCAACTCCATGCACCGCTACCAGCCCCGCTTCCACGTGGTCTTCGTGGACCCCCGCAGGGACAGCGAACGCTACGCCCAGGAGAACTTCAAGTCTTTCGTCTTTGCCGAGACCCAGTTCACTGCCGTGACGGCCTATCAGAACCACCGG ATCACGCAGCTGAAAATTGCCAGCAACCCTTTTGCCAAGGGCTTCAGGGAGAGCGGCGACTCGGACTCCTG GACTGTGTCCCCTCGGACACCGCTCGGCACCCCGGCCCAAAGCCTCAGCAGCTTCAGTCCCTGCCTGCTGAAGGGCCCCATGGAGCAGGAGAAAG ATGCCAACAAAGCTGCAGCCTCCTCCTCCAGGACCCCTGCCCGGCTCCACCACCAGCTGCTGGCGCCGCCCCAGGCTCTGCTGCCCCCGGCCACCTACCGGCCCCTCACCTACCAGGGCCTGTACCCTGCAGCCTCCAGGGCCCGACCGACACCGTATCCCCTCCCCAGTACCCAGGCTGACAGGCCCCAGGCGGACCTGTCCCTCTCGGCTGGGCTGGGGCTCCTGCCCCCCACCGCCCTGGGTCTGGGGCCTGGCCAGGAGCACCAGTGA
- the NUDT8 gene encoding mitochondrial coenzyme A diphosphatase NUDT8, with protein sequence MLPDCLSAEDEQRCRRLLAAATARLRSRPAAAAVLVPLCSVRGVPALLYTLRSSRLAGKHKGDVSFPGGKCDPTDQDVVDTALRETREELGLAVPPEQVWGALQPLYDQKKTTVVPILASVGPLDPQSLRPNPDEVDEVFALPLAHLLQSQNQGYTHFCKEGRFSYTLPVFLHGPHRVWGITAVITEFSLQLLVPGTYQPRLVAPKWSRG encoded by the exons ATGCTGCCCGACTGCCTGTCGGCCGAGGACGAGCAGCGCTGCCGGCGGCTGCTGGCGGCGGCCACGGCCCGGCTCCGTTCACGGCCCGCGGCGGCCGCGGTACTCGTGCCGCTGTGCTCGGTGCGCGGGGTTCCCGCGCTGCTCTACACGCTGCGCTCCAGCCGCCTGGCCGGGAAGCACAAGGGCGACGTCAG CTTCCCAGGTGGCAAGTGTGACCCCACGGACCAGGACGTGGTGGACACGGCCCTGAGGGAGACCCGGGAGGAGCTGGGCCTGGCGGTGCCCCCCGAGCAGGTGTGGGGAGCCCTGCAGCCCCTATACGACCAG AAAAAGACCACGGTGGTCCCCATCCTTGCCAGCGTGGGCCCACTGGACCCCCAGAGCCTAAGGCCCAACCCTGATGAG GTGGACGAGGTGTTTGCGCTGCCCTTGGCGCACCTGCTGCAGTCCCAGAACCAGGGCTACACGCACTTCTGCAAGGAGGGGCGTTTCAGCTACACGCTGCCCGTCTTCCTGCACGGCCCCCACCGCGTCTGGGGCATCACCGCGGTCATCACTGAGTTCAGCCTGCAGCTGCTGGTTCCCGGCACCTACCAGCCTCGCCTCGTCGCCCCCAAGTGGTCTAGGGGCTGA